AATAAAAAACTCATGGGGCGAGCGATGGGGTGAGAAGGGGTACATGTGGATAGAATATGGCTGCAATAACATAGGGTATGGTGCCGCATGGGTTGTTTTGGAAAAGGAATAAACAAAAAATTGGGAGAGGAATATGTATATGAAAATTACAAATCCAGTAATAATCATAGTGGGATTATTTTTACTATTTGCTTGTTCAAAGGTTATGGACAACAATTGTATGACTGTGGATACTCAGAAATATAAAGGAGAGCCAATTACAATTAAGAACGAAGGTTGTGTGACTATAGAAATTGATTCACAGTTGAGTACGGGGTACCGATGGCGTTTTAGTATTAAAGAAAATCCAGGAATTCTGGTTAACAGTGATTACAAGGTACACACTGCTGAAGGACACATTGTTGGTGCACCGGATAAGGAAATATTCACATTTAGGGCAGTAAAACCCGGAAATGCTACGATAACATTTGACTATATACGACCGTTTGAAAAAAATCCAAAACCATTAAAGAGTAAGGAATTTATTATTACTATTGTGGAATAAAAAACTTGCATCCCACATTGGGATGCAAGTTTTAATAATTATTCGGTCTTTATTTCAATCTTCTTTGGTTTTGCTTCTTCACGCTTTGGTAGTGTTATTGTGAGCACGCCGTTTTCAAGGTTAGCGTGAATTCCTTCTACATTAATTTTGTCTGATATCAAGAACTTGCGATTGTAATTGCACAATGTAAATTCACGGTAAGTCAAATTATCGCTTTCAGTATATGCTTCGTCTACCTTACCATTTATTTCAAGCTCATTGTTATTAAAGGTTATTTCGATGTTTTCCTTTGAAACACCGGGTATATCGGTTTTTAGCACATATTCGTTATCAGTTTCATAAATGTCCACAGGTGGAACAAGGCAGTAATCCTTTTTATTAAGATTTCTATTAGTGCGTTTTGCAATCTGGGTTGCCATAACTATCACCTCCTTTTAATTGATAGTTATCTTGCGTGGTTTTACTGACTCATGCTTGGTCAGCTTAATGGTAAGGATACCATTTTGCATTGATGCTTCAACTTTGTCAGGGTCAACATAGTATGGCAACTTGATGGATTTCTTATAGGTTCCAAACTCGCGTTCTTTGCGCAAATACGGCTTGTCAGCATAATCTTCCTTACGGTTCATTTCGATAGTTAATGTATTATCAGCCAGTTGCACATTAACATCGCTAGATGAAACTCCCGGAGCTATAGCCCTAACAATTATATCATCATCTTTTTCGTATACATTGATATAGGGATATTCCACACGCCTACGGGTAGTGGATACTTCATCAAAGAAGCGATCCACCATATCTCTCAGGGCCAATACATCATCTAAAAGATCAAACGTTGTGAACATAGTCCACCTCCTGTTATTTGATATTGATGGTTATGCGTTTGGGCTGTGATACTTCCTTCTTTTCAAAGTCAATAGTCAAAACGCCGTTTTTAAATGTAGCTTTTGCACTATCAGCTTTTACTTCACTTGGCAATGAAATGCTTCGTTTGAATGATCCAAACCTTCGCTCGGCCAGCACATATCGTTTATTTTCTTCTTTGCGTTCTTCTTTCTTTTCACCGCTGATAGTAAGCACATTGTCTTCCAGTGTAACATTGAGGTCCTTTTCATCAATTCCAGGAATTTCAGCTCTTACATGGATAGATTTTTCATCTTCTTCTACATCAACTGTTGGTACCCATGCGGAATCAAAAAGATCAACTGGCTCAAGAGCAAAGAAATCATCAAAAATCCTTTTTACATCTCTTTCAAAAGCTTCAAAAGGATTCAATTTGGTTTCATCTCGTTTTGTTAAACCCCATTTCATAGTGTACCTCCTATGAACTAAAGGTTTTTATTGTTAGCACTCTATATTAGTGAGTGCTAATTTCTGTATATAAAATACTAATAGAAATAAAAATCGTCAAGGTGGGGTTGGATTTTTTTGTTTAAAATTATGCTAAAAATTTTTAAGTTCTCTTCCAGTTTTTATCAAGCAAAGGATGATGATTATAGTCTATCATTACTAACTATAAAATTGAAACAATAGCCAAAAGTTTTATCTTAAGTAAACTGTATATAAAATTAGGGCTTTACAGCCAGTTCTTCTGAATCTACGTCAATGGATATGCCGCTCATTGCCTTCACAGGGCAGGCTAATTTGCACAAGCCGCATGCAACGCACCTGTCGGGATGAAATTCAACCATCATTGTTTGGCGGTTTATCACAAGCGCATCGGTGCGGCACACTGCAGTACAGGCACCGCAGTGCACGCAGCGGTCCTCATCGCGCTGTATTTTATCAGCAAGGATATCAACAATGACT
This DNA window, taken from Spirochaetota bacterium, encodes the following:
- a CDS encoding 4Fe-4S binding protein; its protein translation is MESRNVLLIFNQHIMYKPIIYRIAKDFNVIFNVLEAKILPKQEGRLILQLSGESEDIDTCIAYLKDEEVIVDILADKIQRDEDRCVHCGACTAVCRTDALVINRQTMMVEFHPDRCVACGLCKLACPVKAMSGISIDVDSEELAVKP
- a CDS encoding Hsp20/alpha crystallin family protein, with product MATQIAKRTNRNLNKKDYCLVPPVDIYETDNEYVLKTDIPGVSKENIEITFNNNELEINGKVDEAYTESDNLTYREFTLCNYNRKFLISDKINVEGIHANLENGVLTITLPKREEAKPKKIEIKTE
- a CDS encoding Hsp20/alpha crystallin family protein, which encodes MKWGLTKRDETKLNPFEAFERDVKRIFDDFFALEPVDLFDSAWVPTVDVEEDEKSIHVRAEIPGIDEKDLNVTLEDNVLTISGEKKEERKEENKRYVLAERRFGSFKRSISLPSEVKADSAKATFKNGVLTIDFEKKEVSQPKRITINIK
- a CDS encoding Hsp20/alpha crystallin family protein is translated as MFTTFDLLDDVLALRDMVDRFFDEVSTTRRRVEYPYINVYEKDDDIIVRAIAPGVSSSDVNVQLADNTLTIEMNRKEDYADKPYLRKEREFGTYKKSIKLPYYVDPDKVEASMQNGILTIKLTKHESVKPRKITIN
- a CDS encoding protease inhibitor I42 family protein; protein product: MKITNPVIIIVGLFLLFACSKVMDNNCMTVDTQKYKGEPITIKNEGCVTIEIDSQLSTGYRWRFSIKENPGILVNSDYKVHTAEGHIVGAPDKEIFTFRAVKPGNATITFDYIRPFEKNPKPLKSKEFIITIVE